Proteins found in one Pseudomonas sp. P8_241 genomic segment:
- a CDS encoding acyl-CoA dehydrogenase family protein: MQALDIRPCHLDASTQTLRAEVREFLAETLKDFPAQERAKNWNGADPQFSRKLGARGWLGMTWPKRYGGHERSALERYVVLEELLAAGAPVNAHWIAERQSGPLLMKFSPDVLAPRFLPAIARGELLFCIGMSEPDVGSDLASVRTRAVKTDGGWHVHGSKVWTTGAHRSHYMVTLLRTGPKEENNRHAGLSQLLIDLQAPGVTVRPIYNMLGEHDFNEVFLDNVFVPDDFVIGQPGDGWKQVGAELALERSGPERYLSCTQLYLEMLDAADPQNSRHAVSLGRVAARYGALRQMSLGVAGMLARGENPATPAALVKDQGALLEQSLPDLAHDLFGGTRQPGSRLDQVMRYLTQTAPSFSLRGGTREILRGIIARGLGLR; encoded by the coding sequence ATGCAGGCACTCGACATCCGTCCCTGTCATCTGGACGCCAGCACGCAAACCCTGCGCGCCGAGGTGCGCGAATTCCTCGCCGAGACGTTGAAAGACTTCCCGGCCCAGGAGCGCGCCAAAAACTGGAACGGCGCCGACCCGCAGTTCAGCCGCAAGCTCGGCGCCCGGGGCTGGTTGGGCATGACCTGGCCAAAACGCTACGGCGGCCATGAGCGCAGCGCCCTTGAGCGCTATGTGGTCCTTGAAGAGTTGCTGGCCGCGGGCGCCCCGGTGAATGCCCACTGGATCGCCGAACGTCAATCCGGCCCGTTGCTGATGAAGTTTTCGCCTGACGTCCTCGCCCCTCGGTTTCTACCCGCCATAGCCCGGGGTGAATTGCTGTTTTGCATCGGCATGAGCGAGCCGGATGTCGGCTCCGACCTTGCCTCGGTGCGCACCCGTGCGGTCAAGACCGACGGCGGCTGGCACGTCCACGGCAGCAAGGTGTGGACCACCGGCGCCCATCGCAGCCATTACATGGTGACCCTGCTGCGCACCGGCCCGAAAGAGGAAAACAATCGTCACGCCGGTCTCTCGCAATTGCTGATCGACCTGCAAGCCCCCGGTGTCACGGTGCGCCCGATCTACAACATGCTGGGCGAGCACGATTTCAACGAAGTGTTCCTGGACAACGTATTCGTCCCCGATGATTTTGTCATCGGCCAACCGGGTGATGGCTGGAAGCAAGTCGGTGCGGAGCTGGCGCTTGAGCGCAGCGGGCCGGAGCGCTACCTCAGCTGCACGCAGCTGTATCTGGAAATGCTCGATGCCGCCGATCCGCAGAACTCGCGCCATGCCGTAAGCCTGGGGCGAGTCGCCGCGCGATATGGCGCATTGCGCCAAATGTCACTGGGTGTGGCCGGCATGCTCGCCCGCGGTGAAAACCCGGCGACACCGGCCGCGCTGGTCAAGGATCAAGGCGCGCTGCTGGAACAATCGCTGCCCGACCTGGCCCACGATCTGTTCGGCGGCACCCGGCAACCGGGTTCCAGGCTCGATCAGGTGATGCGGTATCTGACTCAGACCGCCCCTTCGTTTTCGTTGCGTGGCGGCACCCGCGAAATTCTTCGCGGCATTATTGCGAGAGGATTAGGACTGCGATGA
- a CDS encoding enoyl-CoA hydratase/isomerase family protein encodes MSVHTAFIPGHGLTLDLQGHVATLGFNRPPLNFFDAQLIKDLADTLDYLDDLPECRVVILQAEGKVFCAGADFSGADQRDAQYPRRVYKSAVRLFRNRKPLICVVEGAAIGGGLGLALVADFRVTSEKARFSANFNRLGIHQGFGISVTMPRLVGPQMASLLIATGRRIDGREAVRIGLADVLAEPGLERQAARDLAEEIAASAPMAVMSSRETLRSGLADAVDRIIDREASEQEWQIVSADFAEGIQAMAERRPPVFTGQ; translated from the coding sequence ATGTCTGTTCACACCGCGTTTATCCCTGGCCACGGCCTCACGCTGGACCTACAAGGGCATGTCGCAACGCTGGGTTTCAACCGGCCGCCGCTGAATTTCTTCGATGCCCAGTTGATCAAGGACCTGGCCGACACACTGGACTATCTCGACGATTTACCGGAGTGCCGCGTGGTCATCCTGCAAGCCGAGGGCAAAGTGTTTTGTGCCGGTGCGGACTTTTCCGGCGCCGATCAACGCGATGCGCAATACCCGCGTCGCGTCTACAAATCGGCGGTGCGTTTGTTTCGCAACCGCAAACCGCTGATTTGTGTGGTGGAGGGTGCCGCCATTGGTGGGGGACTGGGTTTGGCGCTGGTCGCCGACTTCCGGGTCACCAGTGAGAAAGCCCGGTTTTCTGCCAACTTCAACCGCTTGGGCATTCATCAGGGGTTCGGGATTTCGGTTACCATGCCGCGATTGGTCGGCCCGCAAATGGCCTCGCTGCTGATCGCCACGGGGCGCCGCATCGATGGCCGCGAAGCCGTGCGCATCGGGCTGGCCGACGTGCTGGCAGAGCCGGGGCTGGAGCGACAGGCCGCCCGGGATCTGGCCGAAGAAATTGCCGCTTCGGCGCCCATGGCCGTCATGTCCAGCCGTGAAACCCTGCGCAGCGGGTTGGCCGATGCGGTCGACCGGATCATCGATCGGGAAGCCAGCGAGCAGGAATGGCAGATTGTCAGTGCCGATTTCGCCGAAGGCATCCAGGCGATGGCCGAACGACGCCCACCCGTATTTACAGGTCAGTAA